The stretch of DNA ACCGATAATCAGCATCAAGAAGTAAATCCGTTTGGACGGCTCTACTTTCAGTTCGGAGAGAATAGCTCCCAGCGTAATCAGAATCGGCAGCTGTGGCAAAGCCAGAAAAATATCCGCTATACGCATGATCACCGTATCTGTAGCTTTGCGGTAGAAACCAGCTAACGCCCCGAGGGTAGCGCCAATAATAACAGCAATTGCCGTAGCCACAAGGCCTACGGTCATAGAAATACGACCTGCAAGCATCGTACGCAGCAGAATATCACGTCCGAGCTTATCTGTGCCGAACCAGTGCGCAGCACTTGGCGGCTGATTCTTATCAATCAGCTTATATTGATATAAGCTGTATGGCGATAGAAAAGGTCCAATAATACAAATAAGCAACATCACTATCAAGATCAAAAGCCCCAGCAGAGCCAGCCTGTTGCGTGAAAAACGTTTAAAGGCTGTTCTCCACGGTGAAGCTGGCTTCACTACCGGTGCTTCTATATTCGTCTCTACAGGTGCAACCTCAACGGACAACTAAATCTCCTCCTACTTTAAGCGAATTCTTGGATCTGCAACTCCGTACAGCACATCGGAGAGCAAATTACCCAGGAGAGTAAGTACTGAAAGGAACATCGTAAAGCCGAGCATAAACGGATAATCCCGCATATTAATCGATTCCAGATATACTTGACCGATACCAGGCCATACAAACACTTTCTCCAAAATCATAGCGCCGCCGAACAGTGCCGGCAGTTCGAAGCCAAGCAATGTAATCGCTGGCAATAGAGCATTACGAAGTGCGTGCTTAAAGATGACAGTACGTTCTTTAAGACCTTTCGCACGAGCTGTGCGGATGTAATCCTGACGAATAACCTCCAGCATGCCGGTACGGAAATAACGAGTCAAGCTGCCTGTGCTCAGCATTACCAGTACAACCGTAGGAAGGAACATATGATTCGCTAAGTCTTTAATATAAGCCCAGCCTGTCAGAACCTGGCCGGATGTCGTCATCCCCGCTACAGGGAATATCTTCCAATCCAATGCAAATAGCTTAATAAATAGCAGACCTATAAAGAAAGAAGGTAAAGACATACATAGGAAGACTAGTAAGGTAACTATCCTATCAAATAGTGAATACTGGAACTTAGCAGAGAAGACACCCACAAAAACAGCAATAATCCAGCTGATGATCAAACTGGCGAATGCAATAATGAATGAATTCCAGACATAACGGTTAATAATTTTGGTTACAGGCTCTTTGTGTTGAAACGATTCACCTAAATTGCCTTTTACCATATTGCCAGCCCAATCGATGTAGCCTTTAAAGAAAGGCTTGTCGATACCGTACAATTCGCGAAGCTCAGCCTTTTTCTCAGCAGTCATATTCGGGCTGGCTTTCCCAGAAATATAGTCCCCCGGTACCATCTTCGAGATTGCGAACACGATCAGCGAGATGCCAATAAGCGTCGGAATCATTTGCAGAAGCCGCCGGATGATATATTGCCTCATCAAAATTCCTCCTGGCTACAAGTCGATATGCCCAGCCCTCCTAAGGGGGCTGAGCATATCCTGTGATGTTTTATTGTTGCAATTGAACTTGGTACAAGCTGTAGTTAAAATCTTTGTACGGGGAAAGATCAAAGCCTTGTGCACGAGCGTTGATTGCATACATGTTCGTTCTTTGGTACATGAAGATCAACGGAACGTCTTTGTTCAATTCACGGTACATATCAGCATAGATTGCTTTACGCTTCTCAAGATCCAGCTCTTTCTTACCTTTAGCCATCAGCTCGTCGACTTTCTTGTTAGAGTAACCGGAATCGTTCTGAGCACCGCCAGTAATATATACCGTGTTGTCCGGATCTGGAGTCAGACCCCAAGCAGCGAAGTACATGTCATAGTCGCCTTTGGTTTTCTTATCCATGATTGCGTTGAAATCAAGGGTATCAGCTTTTACATCAATACCAAGATCCTTGTAGTTCTGGGTCAAGATTGGAAGCAATGCTTCTACAACTTCGTTATCGGCTGTTGCAGAGAAGTTAATTGTGAATTTCTCACCATTCTTCTCACGAATTCCGTCAGAACCAACCTTCCATCCAGCTTCATCCAGGAGTTTTTTGGCTTTCTCTAGATCAAAGTTGTAATGAGTGATACCTTCATCTGTGTAAGCCCAAGATACTTTGGATTCTGGAATATCAATAACATCAGCATAAGTGCCGTATACGGACTCTACAATATCTTTACGGTTCAAACCATAAGTCAGCGCTTGACGTACCTTTTGGTCTTTGAACTTGTCACGTTTCAAGTTCATACCGATGTAACCATAACCATTGTTAGGCAGAATTTGCAGGTCGAGGAAGCCCAAATCTTTCAGCTCGTCTACATTATCCTGAGTTACAGAGATGTTATCCATATCTGTTTCACCAGTTTGCAGCAGGGACATGTTCGTGTTAGGTGTTGTCGCTTTGTAGATAATATTCTTCGTCTTAGCAGCACCCTTGAAGTAATCTGGGTTTGCTTCGAAGTCAACCTCTTGGCCTGCTTTGTAGGCCTTCATAATATAAGGACCGCTGCCGAGCGGCTTGTCGTTCAATGCTTTTACAGTATCAAGGTTGCCCTTCTTATAGCCCTTACCATAGTAATGTTCAGGCAGGAATTCAACTCCACCAAGGTATACTTGAGTCAGAGCGGTATAATCACTTACAGTAATTTGAACGGTGTTATCATCAATGATCTTAACACCGGAAATTTCTGTAGCTTTGCCTTCATGGTATTCTTTAGAACCTACAATGTTGGCTGCCATCAGATCGGACTCACCGTCATAAGCAGGATCAAGGTATAATTTCAAAGTGAAGTACCAGTCTTTAACAGTTACTGGAGTACCGTCTGTGAACTTCACGCCTTGTTTTAAATGGTAAGTATAAGTTTTCTTGTCTTCGGAGACATCTACGGAGTCAGCCAGGCTGTTCTCATATGTTCCGTCCGCTTTAACAGTTGAGAACGTATCGAAAATAATTCTGTTTACATATTGGTCATAAGATGTTTCTGCAAACAGTGGGTTGAACACGCCCTTAGGAGCAGTCATACCAACGATCATGGTGTCTTTACGAGCAAGTGCTGGTGCTGGGTTCTGGGATGGGTCAGCCGCTTTGATCAAGCCGCTCTCGTTCTGGCTCTTGTCAGCCTCTCCCTTGTTTGCACTTGTGTTCGTGTTCGTGCCGGAGTTCGCAGCGTTGGTAGCGCTCTTGTTGTTGCCGCTGGAGCAAGCCGAAAGTACCAGGGTCAGGGCCAGTACGGTCGCCAGCATTAGGTTCCATTTCTTTGTCATGCATGATCCTCCTCTTTTTAAATACATACTTCTGAAAATATATTATAGAATAATATATCCGACGGGTTACCCAGAACAGCCGCTGAATGACTAAGAGCCGTCCTGCTTCGAAAATGTGTCAGTTTTCTTAACAAGTAAAAACCTATTAGCTTACTCGGTTTTAACTGCTTCAAACAAAACTCATTCCCGGCTTGACCAGGGGTGATTTAGGATCAAATGTATGAGCTATACTTTGAATAAATAACCACAGGTCAATTAGTTGTAAAACAGATTCCGCTGCTCAGCGGAAGGGACTTAATTTAACACAGGGATCATGAATGACTGCCTCGTTCCTTCTGTGTTTTGATTTAGTAAATAATATACCTGATTACTACCAAAATTCCAATACTTTTTATTCAATTTTATTAAGAACTTTTTTTAATACCCGTATAAAAACTTTTTGGCATGGACGGATCATTCGTGAATGCATCAAGGAGTTGTCATCGAATGTTAAATCATATCCAATTGCAATTATGTATATTTATAATCAAAATCGTAAATTTATTCTCCGGGAGTTTAGTATATTTTAACGATAAAATTCATCATTTTTGCTGTAACTAACCTCAATTTCGTCCATAATCGGAACATCAATGTCCACTGGACACGCACAAAAAGGTGGGTCGTTTTATCCGTTTAGTTTCCCTATTTTATACGTCACTTATTGCAATATATCTTGATACAATCCTGTATCTACATGACATCAGTAGGCAGCTCTGTATAATACAAAAGCCGACAGTGGATAGCCACTGTCGGCTCTGTCTCCCTCAGACGGATATTATTCCGTAGTGTAAGGAAGCAACGCGATTTGACGAGAACGCTTGATAGCGATCGTCAAGAGACGTTGATATTTTGCACTGGTGCCAGTCACACGACGTGGCAAAATCTTGCCGCGCTCGCTGATGAATTTCTTCAGCAGCTCAGTGTCTTTATAGTCAATGTGAGTAATTTTGTTCACAGTGAAGAAACAAACTTTACGACGCTTGTTACGTCCGCCACGGCGTGCCGGTCTTTTGTCGTTGTCTCCGCCTTCTCTTTGCTTGAAAGCCATGTTTATTCAGTCCTTTCCAAGTTAAAATGGTAGATCATCATCCGATATATCAATCGGTTTCCCGTCGTCAGAGAATGGATCCTGATTGCCGCGCGAGTAGTTGTTGCCACCACGGTTTGCACCGCCGCCGCCGCCTCCATTAAATGGAGATTCTTCCCGCTGCTGTCCGCCTCCTCCGCCCTCACGGTTAGACTCCAAGAAACGGACATTATCGGCAATCACTTCGGTCACGTATACACGTTTACCTTCGTTATTCTCGTAATTCCGTACTTGAATACGTCCTTCCACTGCGGTCAAGCGACCCTTGCGCAAGTAATTGGCACAGGTCTCTGCCAGCTGTCTCCACGTAACGACCGGAATGAAATCCGCTTCTCGCTCTCCACCTTGCGATGTAAACGGTCTGTCCACGGCCAGCGTGAACTGGGTAACCGCAACACCAGCTGGTGTATAACGAAGCTCGGGGTCCCGGGTAAGCCGTCCGATCAGAATGACACGGTTCAACAATCCAATTCCCTCCTTTGGGCGATACTTTACAAACGGTTATTAAGCAACGTCTTTCGTGATGAGATAACGGATGATCTCGTCAGAGATCTTCAGGATCCGCTCAAGCTCGTTCACAACATCTGGCGTTGCAGTAAAGTTTACGAGTACGTAAACTCCATCACGGAACTTGTTGATCTCATACGCAAGACGGCGTTTGCCCATAACGTCATGCTTTGTAATTTCTCCACCGTTTTGGATGATGCCTTGGAATTTTTCGACAGTTGCTTGAACAGCTTCCTGCTCAACGTCTGGACGAATAATGTACATCACTTCGTATTTGCGCATATCTTTCACCTCCTCTTGGACTCACGGCCCCTAACTCAAGGCTAGGAGCAAGGAGCGAGCGTAAACTCGCACCATATTAATATAACAAATCGGCGATGTGGGCGCAAGTTTTCTTTTTTAAGTGTTATAAACAGCCAGTTTTCCCCGCTTATTGAGGGTTTAGGAATGGAGCATAATAGGAGGGCAGTCCAAAAATACTCTAAAGGAGGTATCGGGATCGTGGGTGAACGCACAGAGTTCGAACCTGGAGATAAGGCGCCGAATGACGGAATCTACACTGAAGTCGGCGAAGCCCGCAGCTTTCATACTCAGATTACCAATCCTAAGCGCATTAAGCTAAAACGGGGCGAGACTTTCCCAGAGACAACAAACAAGGATCGCAAGTGGAAGAAGGCCGAGAAAGCTTTGGTGCACTAATCGCCGGATTTATTTCTTCGGAGCATGTATAATCCTGTTGTTACGGGACATAATACTTTATGACGGTGCACGAAGGAGAGGTGTGGTTCCGTTGGATCAAGCCGCTGCAATACCGTTAGGAGTCTTATTCACGATTCACTGAGACAAGGTGCCTGTTAGGAAGTATCCTTTTCGGTAAACTGCCTTAAAAAAGCAGTTGTCCTCGTT from Paenibacillus sp. CAA11 encodes:
- the rpsR gene encoding 30S ribosomal protein S18, with product MAFKQREGGDNDKRPARRGGRNKRRKVCFFTVNKITHIDYKDTELLKKFISERGKILPRRVTGTSAKYQRLLTIAIKRSRQIALLPYTTE
- a CDS encoding ABC transporter substrate-binding protein, which produces MTKKWNLMLATVLALTLVLSACSSGNNKSATNAANSGTNTNTSANKGEADKSQNESGLIKAADPSQNPAPALARKDTMIVGMTAPKGVFNPLFAETSYDQYVNRIIFDTFSTVKADGTYENSLADSVDVSEDKKTYTYHLKQGVKFTDGTPVTVKDWYFTLKLYLDPAYDGESDLMAANIVGSKEYHEGKATEISGVKIIDDNTVQITVSDYTALTQVYLGGVEFLPEHYYGKGYKKGNLDTVKALNDKPLGSGPYIMKAYKAGQEVDFEANPDYFKGAAKTKNIIYKATTPNTNMSLLQTGETDMDNISVTQDNVDELKDLGFLDLQILPNNGYGYIGMNLKRDKFKDQKVRQALTYGLNRKDIVESVYGTYADVIDIPESKVSWAYTDEGITHYNFDLEKAKKLLDEAGWKVGSDGIREKNGEKFTINFSATADNEVVEALLPILTQNYKDLGIDVKADTLDFNAIMDKKTKGDYDMYFAAWGLTPDPDNTVYITGGAQNDSGYSNKKVDELMAKGKKELDLEKRKAIYADMYRELNKDVPLIFMYQRTNMYAINARAQGFDLSPYKDFNYSLYQVQLQQ
- a CDS encoding YjzC family protein; this encodes MGERTEFEPGDKAPNDGIYTEVGEARSFHTQITNPKRIKLKRGETFPETTNKDRKWKKAEKALVH
- the ssb gene encoding single-stranded DNA-binding protein, encoding MLNRVILIGRLTRDPELRYTPAGVAVTQFTLAVDRPFTSQGGEREADFIPVVTWRQLAETCANYLRKGRLTAVEGRIQVRNYENNEGKRVYVTEVIADNVRFLESNREGGGGGQQREESPFNGGGGGGANRGGNNYSRGNQDPFSDDGKPIDISDDDLPF
- a CDS encoding ABC transporter permease, which codes for MRQYIIRRLLQMIPTLIGISLIVFAISKMVPGDYISGKASPNMTAEKKAELRELYGIDKPFFKGYIDWAGNMVKGNLGESFQHKEPVTKIINRYVWNSFIIAFASLIISWIIAVFVGVFSAKFQYSLFDRIVTLLVFLCMSLPSFFIGLLFIKLFALDWKIFPVAGMTTSGQVLTGWAYIKDLANHMFLPTVVLVMLSTGSLTRYFRTGMLEVIRQDYIRTARAKGLKERTVIFKHALRNALLPAITLLGFELPALFGGAMILEKVFVWPGIGQVYLESINMRDYPFMLGFTMFLSVLTLLGNLLSDVLYGVADPRIRLK
- the rpsF gene encoding 30S ribosomal protein S6, yielding MRKYEVMYIIRPDVEQEAVQATVEKFQGIIQNGGEITKHDVMGKRRLAYEINKFRDGVYVLVNFTATPDVVNELERILKISDEIIRYLITKDVA
- the opp4C gene encoding oligopeptide ABC transporter permease, whose protein sequence is MSVEVAPVETNIEAPVVKPASPWRTAFKRFSRNRLALLGLLILIVMLLICIIGPFLSPYSLYQYKLIDKNQPPSAAHWFGTDKLGRDILLRTMLAGRISMTVGLVATAIAVIIGATLGALAGFYRKATDTVIMRIADIFLALPQLPILITLGAILSELKVEPSKRIYFLMLIIGALGWVSLSRLVRGQILTLREQEFMQATEALGLNDRRKIFRHLLPNTIPIIIVSATLGVAGAIITESALSFLGVGVVPPTPSWGNMISAANNLIDFRKRPWLWIPPGMCILITVTAINLIGDGLRDALDPKMKK